One genomic window of Brienomyrus brachyistius isolate T26 chromosome 16, BBRACH_0.4, whole genome shotgun sequence includes the following:
- the wdr3 gene encoding WD repeat-containing protein 3 isoform X1 — MCFSVDSLTDCLESTNSWLAAMGLTKQYLRYAASAVFGVIGSQKANIAYVTMRGGEKGRYVAVAACEHVFIWDVRKAEKVLILQGNKYEVTYLCPSPDGGHLAVGYEDGTVRIFNLLSGESSISFSGHKSAVTAINYDGLGARLVTGSRDTDVIVWDVINECGLYRLKGHKDAITQVLFLKDKNLLVTSSKDTFVKWWDLDTQHCFRTMVGHRSEVWGLVLLNGEKRLLTGCADSELRAWDIRYLEPSLEHGEPKEKKVKGLLSEAEERDVGPDEDPVERILTCKKAGSILRKARDRVVTLVSDPRAKVLLCHGTDAMLEVFTVLPEEEVQRRMEKKLKKAKKKARAQVGTDEVLEPVVERQLGDEILNLATIKASSKIRSADCLLSPSGEMKVALLLQNNTVETYSLSTTEKSPQGTKTARLTLSGHRTDARTLAFSSDNIAVLSASGDTAKVWNRSTLQVIRTMACEYALCSTFVPGDRQIILGTKSGNIQIFELASGSLLETTNAHEGALWSIALSPDQRGIVTGGADKTVKFWDFELIKDHASGSSKRLTVKHTRTLQLDEDVLCVRYTPDQRLLAVSLLDCTVKVFYTDTLKFSLSLYGHKLPVLCMDISHDSTLIATGSADRNVKIWGLDFGDCHRSMFAHDDSVMFLQFVPKTHLFFTAGKDKKIKQWDADKFQHIQTLEGHHREVWCLAISPSGDHLVSSSHDKSLRLWERTREPIILEEEREMEREAEFEESVAKGEEPVVPGETTGEAGPAGKKTMETVKAAERIMEALELYREETKNLEDHQAACQAAGKQLPPPKLNPILVAFGNTPSRHVLETIKKVKSSELEVSLLVLPFQYIPDLLSLFNGFIQDGLEVELVCRCLFFLLRIHFGRISSNQMLLSVINDLRTNTVSKVREIRDVLGFNSAGLQYLQHEVEAREDVMFFTDATDRFEEKRRKRKKRERAILTIA, encoded by the exons atgtgttttagcGTAGATAGCCTAACAGATTGCTTGGAAAG CACAAACTCCTGGCTGGCTGCCATGGGTTTAACCAAACAGTACCTGCGCTACGCTGCCAGCGCCGTGTTCGGCGTGATTGGAAGCCAGAAGGCCAACATTGCCTATGTCACCATGAGGGGAGGGGAGAAAGGACGCTACGTCGCCGTGGCCGCCTGCGAACATGTTTTCATATGGGATGTGCGGAAAGCAGAAAAG GTCCTGATTCTCCAGGggaacaaatatgaagtgacATATCTGTGCCCGTCCCCTGATGGTGGACACCTTGCCGTGGGCTACGAAGATGGCACTGTCCGCATATTCAACCTGCTGAGTGGCGAGAGTAGCATCTCCTTTAGTGGCCACAAGTCTGCAGTGACAGCCATAAATTACGATGGCCTTGGGGCAAGGCTGGTGACTGGGTCGAGG GACACAGACGTGATTGTGTGGGATGTGATTAACGAGTGTGGCCTGTATCGGCTGAAAGGCCACAAGGACGCCATCACTCAGGTGCTGTTCCTGAAAGACAAGAATCTGCTGGTCACCAG TTCAAAGGACACATTTGTGAAATGGTGGGATCTGGatacacagcactgcttcaggaCCATGGTCGGTCACCGCAGTGAG GTGTGGGGGTTGGTTCTGCTGAATGGGGAGAAGCGGCTGCTCACGGGCTGCGCTGACAGCGAGCTGAGGGCCTGGGACATCAGATACCTGGAGCCG AGTCTGGAGCACGGGGAGCCAAAGGAGAAGAAGGTGAAAGGGCTACTAAGTGAGGCTGAGGAGAGAGATGTAGGACCGGACGAGGATCCTGTGGAG AGAATCCTGACCTGCAAAAAGGCAGGCTCCATTCTGAGAAAAGCCAGGGACAGGGTGGTTACCCTGGTATCTGATCCCAGAGCCAAAGTGCTGCTCTGCCAC GGAACAGATGCCATGTTAGAAGTCTTCACTGTGTTGCCTGAAGAGGAGGTGCAGAGGAGGATGGAGAAGAAGCTGAAGAAAGCAAAGAAAAAGGCCAG GGCCCAGGTGGGAACAGATGAAGTTTTGGAGCCAGTGGTGGAGAGGCAACTCGGTGATGAGATTCTTAACTTGGCCACTATTAAAGCTTCCTCCAAGATCAG ATCAGCAGACTGCCTCCTGTCCCCCAGTGGAGAGATGAAAGTGGCCCTGCTTCTGCAGAACAACACTGTGGAGACATACAGCCTGAGCACGACAGAGAAGAGCCCCCAGGGCACCAAGACAGCACGGCTGACGCTGAGTGGGCACCGCACCGATGCACGTACCCTGGCCTTCAGCTCGGACAACATCGCTGTGCTGTCTGCCTCAGGGGACACAGCCAAAGTGTGGAACAG GTCCACTCTGCAGGTGATCCGCACTATGGCGTGTGAGTATGCACTCTGCTCGACTTTCGTTCCTGGAGACCGACAGATCATCCTTGGAACCAAG AGCGGGAACATCCAGATATTTGAACTGGCATCAGGCAGCCTCTTAGAGACCACAAATGCCCATGAGGGGGCGCTGTGGTCCATTGCCCTCTCGCCTGACCAG aGGGGAATTGTCACTGGAGGTGCTGACAAGACTGTGAAATTCTGGGATTTCGAGTTGATTAAGGACCATGCGTCTGGGAGTAGCAA GAGGCTGACAGTgaagcacacacgcacgctgCAGCTGGATGAGGATGTTCTCTGTGTCCGTTACACTCCTGACCAGCGGCTGCTGGCTGTCTCCCTGCTGGACTGCACCGTCAAGGTGTTCTACACTGACACACTGAAG TTCTCTCTGTCACTGTACGGACACAAGCTGCCAGTTCTCTGCATGGATATTTCTCAC GACAGCACCCTCATTGCAACTGGCTCTGCAGACCGCAATGTCAAAATTTGGGGTCTAGACTTTGGAGACTGCCATCGCTCCATGTTTGCGCATGACGACAG CGTTATGTTCCTCCAGTTTGTACCTAAAACCCACCTCTTCTTTACGGCTGGGAAGGACAAGAAGATCAAGCAGTGGGATGCAGACAAGTTTCAGCACATCCAGACATTAGAG GGCCACCACCGAGAGGTGTGGTGCCTGGCCATCAGCCCCAGTGGGGACCACCTGGTGTCATCATCCCATGACAAGTCTCTGCGGCTATGGGAAAGGACCAGGGAGCCTATTATcttggaggaagagagagagatg gagAGAGAAGCCGAGTTTGAAGAAAGCGTGGCAAAAGGGGAGGAGCCAGTG GTTCCTGGTGAGACCACAGGAGAAGCAGGTCCTGCTGGGAAGAAAACCATGGAGACAGTGAAAGCT GCAGAGCGTATAATGGAGGCTTTGGAGCTCTACAGAGAAGAGACCAAGAATCTAGAGGATCACCAAGCAGCGTGCCAGGCAGCAGGGAAGCAG TTGCCACCACCTAAGCTGAATCCCATCCTCGTGGCCTTTGGAAACACA CCTTCACGCCATGTCCTGGAAACCATAAAAAAAGTCAAATCCAg TGAACTGGAAGTGTCCCTTCTGGTGCTGCCATTCCAGTACATCCCTGACCTGCTCTCCCTCTTCAATGGGTTCATCCAGGATGGCCTAGAGGTGGAGCTGGTCTGCAGATGCCTCTTCTTTTTGCTCAG AATTCACTTTGGCAGGATATCCAGCAATCAGATGCTGCTGTCAGTTATTAATGACCTGAGGACAAACACAGTCTCCAAAGTGCGGGAGATTAGG GATGTACTTGGTTTCAACAGCGCTGGGCTACAGTACCTGCAGCATGAAGTCGAGGCCAGGGAGGATGTGATGTTCTTTACAGATGCCACTGACCGTTttgaagagaagaggaggaagaggaagaagagggAGAGAGCCATCCTCACCATTGCATGA
- the wdr3 gene encoding WD repeat-containing protein 3 isoform X2 — MGLTKQYLRYAASAVFGVIGSQKANIAYVTMRGGEKGRYVAVAACEHVFIWDVRKAEKVLILQGNKYEVTYLCPSPDGGHLAVGYEDGTVRIFNLLSGESSISFSGHKSAVTAINYDGLGARLVTGSRDTDVIVWDVINECGLYRLKGHKDAITQVLFLKDKNLLVTSSKDTFVKWWDLDTQHCFRTMVGHRSEVWGLVLLNGEKRLLTGCADSELRAWDIRYLEPSLEHGEPKEKKVKGLLSEAEERDVGPDEDPVERILTCKKAGSILRKARDRVVTLVSDPRAKVLLCHGTDAMLEVFTVLPEEEVQRRMEKKLKKAKKKARAQVGTDEVLEPVVERQLGDEILNLATIKASSKIRSADCLLSPSGEMKVALLLQNNTVETYSLSTTEKSPQGTKTARLTLSGHRTDARTLAFSSDNIAVLSASGDTAKVWNRSTLQVIRTMACEYALCSTFVPGDRQIILGTKSGNIQIFELASGSLLETTNAHEGALWSIALSPDQRGIVTGGADKTVKFWDFELIKDHASGSSKRLTVKHTRTLQLDEDVLCVRYTPDQRLLAVSLLDCTVKVFYTDTLKFSLSLYGHKLPVLCMDISHDSTLIATGSADRNVKIWGLDFGDCHRSMFAHDDSVMFLQFVPKTHLFFTAGKDKKIKQWDADKFQHIQTLEGHHREVWCLAISPSGDHLVSSSHDKSLRLWERTREPIILEEEREMEREAEFEESVAKGEEPVVPGETTGEAGPAGKKTMETVKAAERIMEALELYREETKNLEDHQAACQAAGKQLPPPKLNPILVAFGNTPSRHVLETIKKVKSSELEVSLLVLPFQYIPDLLSLFNGFIQDGLEVELVCRCLFFLLRIHFGRISSNQMLLSVINDLRTNTVSKVREIRDVLGFNSAGLQYLQHEVEAREDVMFFTDATDRFEEKRRKRKKRERAILTIA; from the exons ATGGGTTTAACCAAACAGTACCTGCGCTACGCTGCCAGCGCCGTGTTCGGCGTGATTGGAAGCCAGAAGGCCAACATTGCCTATGTCACCATGAGGGGAGGGGAGAAAGGACGCTACGTCGCCGTGGCCGCCTGCGAACATGTTTTCATATGGGATGTGCGGAAAGCAGAAAAG GTCCTGATTCTCCAGGggaacaaatatgaagtgacATATCTGTGCCCGTCCCCTGATGGTGGACACCTTGCCGTGGGCTACGAAGATGGCACTGTCCGCATATTCAACCTGCTGAGTGGCGAGAGTAGCATCTCCTTTAGTGGCCACAAGTCTGCAGTGACAGCCATAAATTACGATGGCCTTGGGGCAAGGCTGGTGACTGGGTCGAGG GACACAGACGTGATTGTGTGGGATGTGATTAACGAGTGTGGCCTGTATCGGCTGAAAGGCCACAAGGACGCCATCACTCAGGTGCTGTTCCTGAAAGACAAGAATCTGCTGGTCACCAG TTCAAAGGACACATTTGTGAAATGGTGGGATCTGGatacacagcactgcttcaggaCCATGGTCGGTCACCGCAGTGAG GTGTGGGGGTTGGTTCTGCTGAATGGGGAGAAGCGGCTGCTCACGGGCTGCGCTGACAGCGAGCTGAGGGCCTGGGACATCAGATACCTGGAGCCG AGTCTGGAGCACGGGGAGCCAAAGGAGAAGAAGGTGAAAGGGCTACTAAGTGAGGCTGAGGAGAGAGATGTAGGACCGGACGAGGATCCTGTGGAG AGAATCCTGACCTGCAAAAAGGCAGGCTCCATTCTGAGAAAAGCCAGGGACAGGGTGGTTACCCTGGTATCTGATCCCAGAGCCAAAGTGCTGCTCTGCCAC GGAACAGATGCCATGTTAGAAGTCTTCACTGTGTTGCCTGAAGAGGAGGTGCAGAGGAGGATGGAGAAGAAGCTGAAGAAAGCAAAGAAAAAGGCCAG GGCCCAGGTGGGAACAGATGAAGTTTTGGAGCCAGTGGTGGAGAGGCAACTCGGTGATGAGATTCTTAACTTGGCCACTATTAAAGCTTCCTCCAAGATCAG ATCAGCAGACTGCCTCCTGTCCCCCAGTGGAGAGATGAAAGTGGCCCTGCTTCTGCAGAACAACACTGTGGAGACATACAGCCTGAGCACGACAGAGAAGAGCCCCCAGGGCACCAAGACAGCACGGCTGACGCTGAGTGGGCACCGCACCGATGCACGTACCCTGGCCTTCAGCTCGGACAACATCGCTGTGCTGTCTGCCTCAGGGGACACAGCCAAAGTGTGGAACAG GTCCACTCTGCAGGTGATCCGCACTATGGCGTGTGAGTATGCACTCTGCTCGACTTTCGTTCCTGGAGACCGACAGATCATCCTTGGAACCAAG AGCGGGAACATCCAGATATTTGAACTGGCATCAGGCAGCCTCTTAGAGACCACAAATGCCCATGAGGGGGCGCTGTGGTCCATTGCCCTCTCGCCTGACCAG aGGGGAATTGTCACTGGAGGTGCTGACAAGACTGTGAAATTCTGGGATTTCGAGTTGATTAAGGACCATGCGTCTGGGAGTAGCAA GAGGCTGACAGTgaagcacacacgcacgctgCAGCTGGATGAGGATGTTCTCTGTGTCCGTTACACTCCTGACCAGCGGCTGCTGGCTGTCTCCCTGCTGGACTGCACCGTCAAGGTGTTCTACACTGACACACTGAAG TTCTCTCTGTCACTGTACGGACACAAGCTGCCAGTTCTCTGCATGGATATTTCTCAC GACAGCACCCTCATTGCAACTGGCTCTGCAGACCGCAATGTCAAAATTTGGGGTCTAGACTTTGGAGACTGCCATCGCTCCATGTTTGCGCATGACGACAG CGTTATGTTCCTCCAGTTTGTACCTAAAACCCACCTCTTCTTTACGGCTGGGAAGGACAAGAAGATCAAGCAGTGGGATGCAGACAAGTTTCAGCACATCCAGACATTAGAG GGCCACCACCGAGAGGTGTGGTGCCTGGCCATCAGCCCCAGTGGGGACCACCTGGTGTCATCATCCCATGACAAGTCTCTGCGGCTATGGGAAAGGACCAGGGAGCCTATTATcttggaggaagagagagagatg gagAGAGAAGCCGAGTTTGAAGAAAGCGTGGCAAAAGGGGAGGAGCCAGTG GTTCCTGGTGAGACCACAGGAGAAGCAGGTCCTGCTGGGAAGAAAACCATGGAGACAGTGAAAGCT GCAGAGCGTATAATGGAGGCTTTGGAGCTCTACAGAGAAGAGACCAAGAATCTAGAGGATCACCAAGCAGCGTGCCAGGCAGCAGGGAAGCAG TTGCCACCACCTAAGCTGAATCCCATCCTCGTGGCCTTTGGAAACACA CCTTCACGCCATGTCCTGGAAACCATAAAAAAAGTCAAATCCAg TGAACTGGAAGTGTCCCTTCTGGTGCTGCCATTCCAGTACATCCCTGACCTGCTCTCCCTCTTCAATGGGTTCATCCAGGATGGCCTAGAGGTGGAGCTGGTCTGCAGATGCCTCTTCTTTTTGCTCAG AATTCACTTTGGCAGGATATCCAGCAATCAGATGCTGCTGTCAGTTATTAATGACCTGAGGACAAACACAGTCTCCAAAGTGCGGGAGATTAGG GATGTACTTGGTTTCAACAGCGCTGGGCTACAGTACCTGCAGCATGAAGTCGAGGCCAGGGAGGATGTGATGTTCTTTACAGATGCCACTGACCGTTttgaagagaagaggaggaagaggaagaagagggAGAGAGCCATCCTCACCATTGCATGA